In the genome of Nocardioides seonyuensis, one region contains:
- the hutH gene encoding histidine ammonia-lyase, with translation MQLHVSAGPRAEAVQVGVGPVGPRELLSVARHGAPVTLTDEALAAIDRARAVVDELAAAPTPAYGISTGFGALATRHIPTPMRAQLQRSLVRSHAAGSGPEVEREVTRGLMLLRLSTLATGHTGVRRETAQLLAGLLTHGITPVVREHGSLGCSGDLAPLAHCALALMGEGEVRDAAGTLMPAAEALAAVGLEPVELAAKEGLALINGTDGMLAMLVLAISDLRMLLRTADIAAAMSVEGQLGTDRVFAPELQAIRPHPGQAASAANLTSILADSGVVASHRGPDCNRVQDAYSLRCSPQVHGAARDTVEHAAQVAARELASAVDNPVVLAEEGRVESNGNFHGAPVGYVLDFLAIVAADVASISERRTDRFLDKNRSHGLTPFLADDPGVDSGHMIAQYTQAAIVSELKRLAVPASVDSIPSSAMQEDHVSMGWSAARKLRRSVDGLTRVVAVEVLTAARALDMRAPLTPSPATGAVVRLLRDSGIEGPGPDRHLSPEIEAAVSLVASGAVLAAAESVVGALA, from the coding sequence ATGCAGCTCCACGTCTCCGCCGGCCCCCGGGCCGAGGCAGTCCAGGTCGGTGTCGGTCCCGTCGGCCCCCGGGAGCTCCTCTCCGTCGCGCGCCACGGCGCCCCAGTCACGCTCACCGACGAGGCGCTGGCTGCGATCGACCGGGCGCGCGCCGTCGTCGACGAGCTCGCCGCGGCGCCCACGCCGGCGTACGGCATCTCCACCGGCTTCGGCGCCCTCGCCACCCGGCACATCCCCACCCCGATGCGCGCCCAGCTCCAGCGGTCGCTGGTGCGCTCCCACGCGGCCGGATCCGGTCCCGAGGTCGAGCGGGAGGTGACGCGCGGGTTGATGCTGCTGCGGCTCTCCACCCTCGCCACCGGTCACACCGGGGTCCGCCGCGAGACGGCCCAGCTGCTGGCCGGGCTGCTCACGCACGGCATCACCCCGGTGGTGCGCGAGCACGGCTCGCTGGGCTGCTCAGGCGACCTGGCGCCGCTGGCCCACTGTGCCCTGGCGCTGATGGGCGAGGGCGAGGTGCGTGACGCAGCCGGCACGCTCATGCCGGCCGCCGAGGCCCTCGCCGCGGTCGGACTCGAGCCGGTCGAGCTCGCCGCCAAGGAGGGGCTGGCCCTCATCAACGGCACCGACGGCATGCTCGCCATGCTGGTCCTCGCCATCTCCGACCTGCGCATGTTGCTGCGCACCGCCGACATCGCCGCCGCGATGAGCGTCGAGGGCCAGCTCGGCACCGACCGCGTCTTCGCCCCGGAGCTGCAGGCGATCCGGCCACATCCCGGCCAGGCCGCCTCGGCGGCCAACCTGACGAGCATCCTCGCGGACTCCGGCGTCGTCGCCTCCCACCGCGGTCCCGACTGCAACCGGGTCCAGGACGCCTACTCGCTGCGCTGCTCCCCGCAGGTCCACGGCGCTGCGCGCGACACGGTCGAGCACGCCGCGCAGGTCGCGGCCCGCGAGCTCGCCAGCGCCGTCGACAACCCGGTCGTGCTCGCCGAGGAGGGGCGGGTCGAGTCCAACGGCAACTTCCACGGTGCGCCAGTCGGCTACGTGCTCGACTTCCTCGCCATCGTGGCCGCCGACGTCGCGTCGATCAGCGAGCGGCGCACGGACCGGTTCCTCGACAAGAACCGCAGCCACGGGCTCACGCCGTTCCTGGCGGACGACCCCGGCGTCGACAGCGGCCACATGATCGCGCAGTACACCCAGGCCGCGATCGTCTCCGAGCTCAAGCGCCTCGCCGTGCCCGCGTCGGTCGACTCGATCCCCTCAAGCGCGATGCAGGAGGACCACGTCTCGATGGGCTGGTCGGCTGCTCGCAAGCTGCGGCGCTCGGTGGACGGCCTGACCCGCGTGGTGGCCGTCGAGGTCCTCACCGCCGCCCGCGCCCTCGACATGCGGGCGCCGCTGACACCGTCGCCCGCGACCGGCGCCGTCGTACGCCTGCTCCGCGACTCCGGCATCGAGGGCCCCGGCCCCGACCGCCACCTGTCCCCCGAGATCGAGGCAGCCGTCTCGCTCGTCGCCTCCGGCGCGGTGCTCGCCGCAGCCGAGTCAGTGGTCGGCGCGTTGGCCTGA
- the hutU gene encoding urocanate hydratase, with protein MSETNPRLPIHAATGTELTAKSWQTEAPLRMLMNNLDPANAERPEDLVVYGGTGKAARSWEAYDALVRTLRTLGDDETMLVQSGKPVGVMRTHEWAPRVLIANSNLVGDWANWEEFRRLEDLGLTMYGQMTAGSWIYIGTQGILQGTFETFAAVADKRFGGTLAGTITLTAGLGGMGGAQPLAVTMNDGVVICIECDQSRIDRRIEHRYLDIQADSLEHAVALAVEARDARKPLSIGVLGNAAEMVPALLEQKAPVDIVTDQTSAHDPLFYLPVGVPFEEWKQRREADPEGFTKEARAAMASHVRAMVEFQDAGAEVFDYGNSIRDEARKGGYDRAFEFPGFVPAYIRPLFCEGKGPFRWAALSGDPADIAATDRAILELFPDNERLRKWITMAGERVSFQGLPARICWLGYGERHLAGLKFNEMVASGELKAPVVIGRDHLDCGSVASPYRETEAMLDGSDAIADWALLNALVNTASGASWVSIHHGGGVGMGRSIHAGQVCVADGTDLAAQKIERVLTNDPGMGVIRHVDAGYDTAVEVAETRGVRIPMLED; from the coding sequence ATGAGCGAGACCAACCCGCGACTGCCCATCCACGCCGCCACCGGCACCGAGCTGACCGCGAAGAGCTGGCAGACCGAGGCGCCGCTACGGATGCTGATGAACAACCTCGACCCAGCCAACGCCGAGCGTCCCGAGGACCTGGTCGTCTACGGCGGCACCGGCAAGGCCGCCCGCAGCTGGGAGGCGTACGACGCCCTGGTCCGCACACTGCGCACGCTCGGTGACGACGAGACGATGCTCGTGCAGTCGGGCAAGCCCGTCGGTGTGATGCGCACCCACGAGTGGGCCCCGCGCGTGCTGATCGCCAACTCCAACCTCGTGGGTGACTGGGCCAACTGGGAGGAGTTCCGCCGGCTCGAGGATCTCGGGTTGACGATGTACGGCCAGATGACGGCCGGCTCGTGGATCTACATCGGGACCCAGGGCATCCTGCAGGGCACGTTCGAGACGTTCGCGGCCGTGGCCGACAAGAGGTTCGGGGGCACGCTGGCCGGCACCATCACCCTCACGGCCGGGCTCGGCGGCATGGGCGGCGCCCAGCCTCTGGCCGTGACGATGAACGACGGTGTCGTGATCTGCATCGAGTGCGACCAGTCGCGCATCGACCGCCGTATCGAGCACCGCTACCTCGACATCCAGGCCGACTCCCTCGAGCACGCCGTCGCCCTGGCCGTCGAGGCGCGCGACGCGCGGAAGCCGCTCTCCATCGGCGTGCTCGGCAACGCCGCCGAGATGGTGCCGGCGCTGCTGGAGCAGAAGGCGCCCGTGGACATCGTGACCGACCAGACCTCGGCGCACGACCCGCTCTTCTACCTCCCGGTCGGCGTCCCGTTCGAGGAGTGGAAGCAGCGGCGCGAGGCCGACCCGGAAGGCTTCACCAAGGAGGCGCGGGCGGCCATGGCCTCGCACGTGCGTGCCATGGTCGAGTTCCAGGACGCCGGTGCCGAGGTCTTCGACTACGGCAACTCGATCCGGGACGAGGCGCGCAAGGGTGGCTACGACCGGGCCTTCGAGTTCCCGGGCTTCGTGCCGGCCTACATCCGCCCGCTCTTCTGCGAGGGCAAGGGACCCTTCCGCTGGGCCGCGCTCTCCGGCGATCCGGCCGACATCGCCGCCACCGACCGGGCCATCCTCGAGCTCTTCCCCGACAACGAACGCCTGCGCAAGTGGATCACCATGGCGGGGGAGAGGGTGTCGTTCCAGGGCCTTCCCGCGCGCATCTGCTGGCTGGGCTACGGCGAGCGTCACCTCGCCGGGCTCAAGTTCAACGAGATGGTGGCCAGCGGAGAGCTCAAAGCGCCCGTCGTCATCGGCCGAGACCACCTCGACTGCGGCTCGGTCGCATCGCCGTACCGCGAGACCGAGGCGATGCTGGACGGCTCCGACGCGATCGCCGACTGGGCACTGCTCAATGCGCTGGTCAACACCGCCTCGGGGGCGTCCTGGGTCTCCATCCACCACGGGGGCGGCGTCGGGATGGGCCGGTCGATCCACGCCGGCCAGGTCTGCGTCGCCGACGGCACCGACCTCGCCGCGCAGAAGATCGAGCGCGTCCTCACCAACGACCCCGGCATGGGCGTCATCCGCCACGTCGACGCGGGGTACGACACCGCGGTCGAGGTGGCCGAGACGCGCGGGGTGCGCATCCCGATGCTCGAGGACTGA
- a CDS encoding class F sortase, translating into MRRLAVVLTALVTMVAGLGVLVTSPSYSASAEAPVTARKAARLHIPAIGVDAGIRRVGVRNGRLAVGGSVRDVYSWRHGVRPGQPGSAVLAGHTWSKGPGVFDRLGQLRPGNRISVGIAAFKVTRVRRVSGLSPAAVRALFSDRGRARLVLITCGDRNNTTGIYRTRIIVTAKKVRRLPAGG; encoded by the coding sequence GTGCGACGACTGGCCGTGGTGCTGACCGCTCTGGTGACGATGGTCGCCGGGCTGGGGGTGCTGGTGACCTCGCCGTCGTACTCCGCCTCCGCTGAAGCGCCGGTGACGGCACGGAAGGCCGCCCGGCTGCACATCCCCGCCATCGGGGTGGACGCCGGGATCCGTCGCGTGGGGGTCCGCAACGGGCGCCTGGCGGTGGGCGGGAGCGTCCGCGACGTCTACAGCTGGCGCCACGGCGTGCGCCCCGGCCAGCCCGGCAGTGCCGTGCTCGCCGGCCACACCTGGTCCAAGGGGCCCGGTGTCTTCGACCGGCTCGGGCAGCTTCGCCCCGGAAACCGGATCTCGGTCGGGATCGCCGCGTTCAAGGTCACCAGGGTCAGGCGGGTCTCCGGGCTCAGCCCCGCGGCGGTGCGTGCGCTGTTCTCCGACCGGGGCAGGGCCAGGCTGGTGCTGATCACCTGCGGTGACCGCAACAACACCACCGGGATCTACCGCACCCGCATCATCGTCACCGCGAAGAAGGTCCGTCGCCTCCCAGCCGGCGGGTGA
- a CDS encoding TetR/AcrR family transcriptional regulator, translated as MSSEATRVALMDAAVRLTARTGTKGLTARGIATEAGVNQALVYYHFQGVDGLLHEAYRRATLALIADFTADLEAVTTFEELYGVGARLAARSTDDGSAALLSHVIAAAHSDDQMAVMLGECMGHWRAAISASVHRVLASRGLDTAMDVEALTDSLAAATVGLVTMGAVPGQPLGDPLKAVGGLPPLLDRTLRLVPPALARRIFRSRERPSSGTSSGQRADH; from the coding sequence ATGAGCAGCGAGGCGACACGGGTCGCCCTGATGGACGCGGCCGTGAGACTGACCGCCAGGACCGGCACCAAGGGGCTGACCGCGCGCGGCATCGCGACAGAGGCTGGGGTCAACCAGGCGCTCGTCTACTACCACTTCCAGGGCGTGGACGGCCTGCTCCACGAGGCCTACCGGCGGGCGACGCTGGCACTGATCGCCGACTTCACCGCCGACCTCGAGGCCGTCACCACCTTCGAGGAGCTCTACGGCGTAGGCGCCCGGCTCGCAGCCCGATCCACCGACGACGGCAGCGCCGCCCTGCTCAGCCACGTCATCGCCGCTGCTCACAGCGACGATCAGATGGCCGTGATGCTGGGTGAGTGCATGGGCCACTGGCGGGCCGCCATCTCCGCGAGCGTGCACCGGGTCCTCGCCTCACGCGGCCTCGACACCGCGATGGACGTCGAGGCCCTCACCGATTCCCTCGCGGCGGCCACCGTCGGGCTGGTGACGATGGGCGCGGTCCCCGGCCAGCCGCTCGGGGACCCGCTCAAGGCAGTCGGTGGCCTGCCGCCGCTGCTCGACCGGACGCTGCGGCTCGTCCCTCCGGCACTAGCGCGAAGGATCTTCCGATCCCGCGAGCGACCTTCGTCGGGGACTTCGTCAGGCCAACGCGCCGACCACTGA
- a CDS encoding (Fe-S)-binding protein, whose protein sequence is MQMFAIVISLAFTVVAVALTARAVSQMLGVMRQGQPAVGRSDNPGARTVTMLKETFLHTRMLQWTWIGIMHWFVYMAFLFLSTAVLAAYFQLFKPDFAYPVVGHWIPFEWFNELIGALSTIGIVFLIIYRQKHHPRSEGRKSRFFGSTFWQAYFVEALALLEGAAILFVRAAEWRLDTESGRIHYPFSSWLGDAIYPVDKSSLENLIYAIAAFKIVLAMVWLIVIARNITMGIAWHRFTAWFNIWFKREADGTTALGAMKPLTSDGKPITLDDIDDLDEDSALGAGRIEDFSWKGILDFTTCTECGRCQSQCPAWNTEKPLSPKLLVMGLREHAYAKAAGDPAHTDRVLVGSGEKGADHGAGTDVLDYFYNPADGDFVIDEDVLWSCTSCGACVQQCPVDIEHVDHIMDMRRHQLLVESNFPAELNGLFKGLENKGNPWNMSPNARMDWAKGLDFEVPVVGDDLESLESVDWLFWVGCAGAYEDRAKKTTRAVAELLNIAGISFGVLGNGETCTGDPARRAGNEFVFQGLAQQNVETFKEFKVKKVVSTCAHCFNTLKNEYKDFGIELEVVHHTQLLNRLVREGKLTPVKEGAGAAKRSITYHDPCFLGRHNQVYEPPRELLQVLPGAEVVEMERNSEKSFCCGAGGARMWMEETLGERININRTKEAVGTGADQIAVGCPFCRVMLSDGLTAQQAKGEAREEVEVLDVAQMLLASVKGEQATKAAPGSAKKAAAAGASAGAAVSTGDVATKDEPEVGDATQTEDTVTETADVGPNAKASGGSSLFDTPAAEPAKPAKTEPASGGSLFDTPAPEPAKPAKTEPASGGSLFDTPAPESAEPVKAEEPAKPAATSGGSLFDLEAPATEPTPKTEEQAPEAEAEVQAEPASEAPKPAADAPTTPAADLGSGGSLFDLEAPAPEAKSQPEPEAKTEPEPEAKTEPEPEAKSEPAPAAEASSSPESSAAPAPSAGIPEGGSLFDIPAAEPAKPAPAATSESEPAPEAEPTPEPEPEPEPQGEVEPEAEPEPQAPAAPPSGAELSQAATAAGRSEDEAAPEPAEAPAADESAVEQPAAESSEQTQTEESATEPTPESESKPASGATHTPKTDADINGSGSLFDL, encoded by the coding sequence ATGCAGATGTTCGCCATCGTGATCTCGCTGGCCTTCACGGTCGTCGCCGTGGCCCTCACGGCACGCGCAGTGAGCCAGATGCTGGGGGTGATGCGACAGGGGCAGCCTGCCGTCGGGCGCAGCGACAACCCCGGAGCGCGCACCGTCACGATGCTGAAGGAGACGTTCCTCCACACGCGCATGCTGCAGTGGACCTGGATCGGCATCATGCACTGGTTCGTCTACATGGCGTTCCTGTTCCTCAGCACGGCCGTGCTGGCGGCCTACTTCCAGCTCTTCAAGCCCGACTTCGCCTACCCCGTCGTCGGGCACTGGATCCCGTTCGAGTGGTTCAACGAGCTCATCGGCGCGCTCAGCACCATCGGCATCGTCTTCCTGATCATCTACCGCCAGAAGCACCACCCGCGCAGTGAAGGTCGCAAGAGCCGATTCTTCGGGTCGACCTTCTGGCAGGCCTACTTCGTCGAGGCGCTGGCCCTGCTCGAGGGAGCCGCCATCCTCTTCGTGCGTGCCGCGGAGTGGCGGCTCGACACCGAGTCGGGACGCATCCACTACCCGTTCTCGTCGTGGCTCGGCGACGCGATCTACCCCGTCGACAAGTCCTCGCTCGAGAACCTCATCTACGCCATCGCGGCGTTCAAGATCGTGCTCGCGATGGTGTGGCTGATCGTCATCGCCCGCAACATCACCATGGGCATCGCCTGGCACCGCTTCACCGCGTGGTTCAACATCTGGTTCAAGCGTGAGGCCGACGGCACGACCGCGCTGGGCGCGATGAAGCCGCTCACCTCCGACGGCAAGCCGATCACGCTCGACGACATCGACGACCTCGACGAGGACTCCGCCCTCGGCGCCGGCAGGATCGAGGACTTCTCCTGGAAGGGCATCCTCGACTTCACCACCTGCACCGAGTGCGGTCGCTGCCAGTCGCAGTGCCCGGCGTGGAACACCGAGAAGCCGCTCTCGCCCAAGCTGCTGGTGATGGGGCTGCGCGAGCACGCCTACGCCAAGGCGGCCGGCGACCCCGCCCACACCGACCGGGTGCTCGTCGGCAGCGGCGAGAAGGGTGCCGACCACGGCGCCGGCACCGACGTCCTCGACTACTTCTACAACCCCGCCGACGGCGACTTCGTCATCGACGAGGACGTCCTCTGGAGCTGCACCTCGTGCGGCGCCTGCGTCCAGCAGTGCCCCGTCGACATCGAGCACGTCGACCACATCATGGACATGCGGCGCCACCAGCTGCTGGTGGAGTCCAACTTCCCCGCCGAGCTCAACGGGCTGTTCAAGGGCCTGGAGAACAAGGGCAACCCGTGGAACATGTCGCCGAACGCCCGCATGGACTGGGCCAAGGGGCTCGACTTCGAGGTCCCGGTCGTCGGCGACGACCTCGAGTCGCTGGAGTCGGTGGACTGGCTCTTCTGGGTCGGCTGCGCCGGCGCCTACGAGGACCGCGCGAAGAAGACCACCCGCGCGGTCGCCGAGCTGCTCAACATCGCGGGCATCTCCTTCGGCGTGCTCGGCAACGGCGAGACCTGCACCGGAGACCCTGCGCGTCGAGCCGGCAACGAATTCGTGTTCCAGGGCCTCGCGCAGCAGAACGTCGAGACCTTCAAGGAGTTCAAGGTCAAGAAGGTCGTCTCGACCTGCGCCCACTGCTTCAACACCCTCAAGAACGAGTACAAGGACTTCGGCATCGAGCTCGAGGTCGTGCACCACACCCAGCTGCTTAACCGACTGGTGCGTGAAGGCAAGCTGACCCCGGTCAAGGAGGGCGCTGGCGCCGCGAAGCGGTCCATCACCTACCACGACCCCTGCTTCCTCGGTCGTCACAACCAGGTCTACGAGCCGCCGCGCGAGCTGCTACAGGTCCTCCCCGGCGCCGAGGTCGTCGAGATGGAGCGCAACTCCGAGAAGTCCTTCTGCTGCGGCGCCGGTGGTGCCCGAATGTGGATGGAGGAGACGCTCGGCGAGCGGATCAACATCAACCGCACCAAGGAGGCCGTCGGCACAGGCGCCGACCAGATCGCCGTCGGCTGCCCCTTCTGCCGCGTGATGCTCTCCGACGGCCTCACCGCCCAGCAGGCCAAGGGCGAGGCCCGCGAGGAGGTCGAGGTCCTCGACGTCGCCCAGATGCTGCTCGCCTCGGTGAAGGGCGAGCAGGCCACCAAGGCCGCGCCCGGCTCCGCCAAGAAGGCCGCGGCCGCCGGCGCCAGCGCCGGGGCGGCTGTCTCCACCGGGGACGTCGCGACCAAGGACGAGCCCGAGGTGGGCGACGCCACCCAGACCGAGGACACCGTCACCGAGACTGCAGACGTCGGGCCGAACGCCAAGGCCTCCGGCGGATCCTCCCTGTTCGACACGCCGGCCGCCGAGCCGGCCAAGCCCGCGAAGACCGAGCCCGCGTCCGGCGGGTCGCTCTTCGACACGCCCGCCCCCGAGCCCGCCAAGCCGGCGAAGACGGAGCCCGCGTCCGGCGGGTCGCTGTTCGACACGCCCGCCCCCGAGTCCGCCGAGCCGGTCAAGGCCGAGGAGCCTGCGAAGCCCGCGGCCACGTCGGGAGGATCCCTCTTCGACCTGGAGGCGCCGGCGACCGAGCCCACGCCGAAGACCGAGGAGCAGGCACCCGAGGCGGAAGCCGAGGTGCAGGCAGAGCCTGCGAGCGAGGCCCCGAAGCCTGCAGCCGACGCGCCGACGACCCCGGCGGCCGACCTGGGCTCGGGCGGTTCGCTGTTCGACCTGGAGGCCCCGGCACCCGAGGCGAAGTCCCAGCCGGAGCCCGAGGCGAAGACCGAGCCGGAGCCCGAGGCGAAGACCGAGCCGGAGCCCGAGGCGAAGTCCGAGCCGGCGCCGGCCGCCGAGGCCTCGAGCAGCCCGGAGTCGAGTGCGGCCCCCGCGCCGTCCGCCGGGATCCCCGAGGGTGGCTCGCTCTTCGACATCCCCGCCGCGGAGCCCGCCAAGCCGGCCCCGGCAGCCACGTCGGAGTCGGAGCCTGCACCCGAGGCCGAGCCGACCCCGGAGCCCGAGCCCGAGCCCGAGCCCCAGGGGGAGGTCGAGCCCGAGGCGGAGCCAGAGCCGCAGGCTCCCGCCGCGCCGCCCAGCGGCGCGGAGCTCAGCCAGGCCGCGACCGCAGCCGGGCGCAGCGAGGACGAGGCAGCACCTGAGCCTGCCGAGGCCCCGGCTGCCGACGAGTCCGCGGTCGAGCAGCCTGCCGCTGAGTCGTCCGAGCAGACCCAGACCGAGGAGTCGGCGACCGAGCCGACGCCTGAGTCCGAGTCCAAGCCCGCCAGCGGCGCGACCCACACGCCGAAGACCGATGCCGACATCAACGGATCAGGTTCGCTCTTCGACCTCTGA
- a CDS encoding HpcH/HpaI aldolase/citrate lyase family protein, whose translation MSEFTPLRSVLYMPSSNERALEKAKSIACDGLILDLEDAVAPDAKPAAREAAAAAAASGDYGRRTVTIRVNGIGTEWHDADIVAAAEAGPAAIVVPKVNSAAEVQQLVAAMEKAGAPDHTRLWAMVETPIAILSALEIAQASDRLGAFVLGTNDLVKELYAEHVPGRAPLLPSLHTALLAGRAAGIAVIDGVYNNVKDSEGFLAECEQGRQMGFDGKTLIHPGQVEGANAAFAPSEAAVEDAQGLIQAFEDGKGSGVVTYNGKMVENLHVESARRTLQIHEAISALRG comes from the coding sequence ATGAGTGAGTTCACCCCCCTGCGCTCCGTCCTCTACATGCCCAGCTCCAACGAGCGGGCGCTGGAGAAGGCGAAGTCCATCGCGTGCGACGGCCTCATCCTCGACCTCGAGGACGCGGTCGCCCCCGACGCCAAGCCGGCTGCGCGCGAGGCGGCCGCTGCTGCCGCGGCCAGCGGCGACTACGGCCGGCGCACGGTCACGATCCGTGTCAACGGCATCGGCACCGAGTGGCACGACGCCGACATCGTCGCCGCCGCCGAGGCTGGGCCCGCGGCGATCGTGGTGCCCAAGGTCAACAGCGCCGCCGAGGTGCAGCAGCTCGTCGCCGCCATGGAGAAGGCCGGCGCCCCCGACCACACCAGGTTGTGGGCGATGGTCGAGACCCCGATCGCCATCCTCTCTGCGCTGGAGATCGCGCAGGCGTCCGATCGCCTCGGAGCCTTCGTCCTCGGCACCAACGACCTCGTCAAGGAGCTGTACGCCGAGCACGTCCCGGGTCGCGCCCCCCTCCTGCCGAGCCTCCACACGGCGTTGCTCGCCGGTCGCGCTGCGGGTATCGCGGTGATCGACGGCGTCTACAACAACGTCAAGGACTCCGAGGGCTTCCTCGCCGAGTGCGAGCAGGGCCGTCAGATGGGGTTCGACGGCAAGACGCTGATCCACCCCGGCCAGGTCGAGGGCGCCAACGCTGCCTTCGCCCCGAGCGAGGCGGCCGTCGAGGACGCACAGGGTCTGATCCAGGCGTTCGAGGACGGCAAGGGCTCCGGCGTGGTCACCTACAACGGCAAGATGGTCGAGAACCTCCACGTCGAGTCGGCTCGCCGCACGCTCCAGATCCACGAGGCGATCAGCGCACTTCGCGGGTGA
- a CDS encoding methyltransferase, with amino-acid sequence MDDAALARNLVLAWPLALVVVATAVRQARTGDVLTRAPAAFLAALWVWVTVHVVEVTTSWWTFAPSSTSLLGVPAEVSLGWALLWGALPVLAGGPLWAWVAGLAWVDLLTMRLADDLVALAPGWVAGEAILLGAGLVPALILGKATRERTWLPVRAGLQVVLFPAVFGWLVPTVALARDGLTWMSVVDHPYPMRALLLTAAVGLGVPGLAAVAELARAGGTPFPWDPPAHLVTSGPYAYVSNPMQISIAGLMTLLTAATGSLVLAGLTAFSVAFSVVLAERHERATLSARWPAHDDYRRHVRSWVPRWRPWVAAPATLWVSEACALCSATGVVLDSLAPTGLERRPAEAAPVALVRMRWQAGDPPDSDHSDGIAAFARALEHTTLPWAWLGWCMRLPVVRPWLQVVADACGLGPRPLVRTGADDRMRP; translated from the coding sequence ATGGACGACGCAGCTCTCGCCCGCAACCTCGTCCTGGCCTGGCCGCTGGCGCTCGTGGTCGTGGCGACCGCCGTGCGCCAGGCACGCACCGGTGACGTGCTCACCCGAGCGCCGGCCGCCTTCCTCGCCGCGCTCTGGGTGTGGGTCACCGTCCACGTGGTCGAGGTCACGACCTCGTGGTGGACGTTCGCCCCCTCGTCCACGTCCCTGCTGGGTGTCCCCGCCGAGGTGTCCCTGGGCTGGGCGCTGCTGTGGGGGGCGCTACCCGTCCTCGCGGGCGGTCCGCTGTGGGCCTGGGTCGCAGGGCTGGCCTGGGTCGACCTGCTGACCATGCGGCTGGCCGACGACCTCGTCGCGCTCGCTCCTGGCTGGGTGGCCGGCGAGGCGATCCTGCTGGGGGCAGGCCTCGTGCCAGCGCTCATCCTGGGCAAGGCAACCCGCGAGCGCACCTGGCTGCCCGTGCGGGCGGGACTGCAGGTGGTCTTGTTCCCGGCCGTCTTCGGCTGGCTGGTGCCGACTGTGGCGCTGGCCCGAGATGGGCTGACCTGGATGTCCGTGGTCGACCATCCCTACCCGATGCGCGCGCTGCTGCTGACCGCGGCTGTGGGCCTCGGCGTTCCCGGTCTCGCCGCGGTCGCTGAGCTCGCCCGCGCCGGCGGCACGCCCTTCCCGTGGGACCCGCCCGCGCACCTGGTCACCAGCGGCCCCTACGCCTACGTCTCCAACCCGATGCAGATCTCGATCGCTGGCCTGATGACGCTGCTGACCGCCGCCACCGGATCGCTAGTCCTGGCCGGCCTGACGGCCTTCTCGGTGGCCTTCTCGGTGGTGCTCGCCGAACGTCACGAGCGAGCCACGCTCAGCGCCCGCTGGCCGGCGCACGACGACTACCGCCGTCATGTCCGCTCGTGGGTGCCACGCTGGAGGCCGTGGGTGGCAGCGCCGGCGACCCTCTGGGTCAGCGAGGCCTGTGCCCTGTGCTCGGCCACGGGTGTGGTCCTCGACTCCCTGGCACCCACCGGCCTGGAGCGGCGGCCGGCCGAGGCCGCCCCCGTGGCCCTGGTCCGCATGCGCTGGCAGGCCGGCGACCCACCCGACAGCGACCACAGCGACGGCATCGCCGCCTTCGCCCGCGCCCTGGAGCACACCACCCTCCCGTGGGCCTGGCTGGGCTGGTGCATGCGCCTCCCGGTGGTACGGCCGTGGCTGCAGGTGGTGGCCGACGCGTGTGGGCTCGGGCCTCGTCCGCTGGTCCGAACCGGTGCCGACGATCGGATGAGGCCATGA
- a CDS encoding IclR family transcriptional regulator codes for MSHVPAATRALRVLRYLASQSDPVPLDSIMRACDLPRSTAYHLVNAMIDEGFVVHLPDDRRYGLGVAAFEVGSGFTRQEPLQRLARRPLAALVDVTGHGAHLAVLHGRDVLYVVEERAPGRPPLVTDVGVRLPAHLTASGRAILSALPASQVRALYPDRDAFVTRHGSEVHTLAALRVILSETRQRGHAVEAGEVTPGLSSVAAPVLDHNQFPVAGVAVTFPDDEPDPGSIARAVVSTAGLLTRRLGGDGPSSR; via the coding sequence ATGAGCCACGTCCCGGCGGCCACCCGCGCGCTCCGGGTCCTGCGGTACCTGGCGAGCCAGTCCGACCCGGTGCCCCTCGACTCGATCATGCGGGCCTGCGACCTCCCGCGGAGCACGGCCTACCACCTGGTCAACGCCATGATCGACGAGGGCTTCGTCGTCCACCTGCCGGATGACCGCCGCTACGGCCTGGGGGTGGCCGCCTTCGAGGTGGGGAGCGGCTTCACGCGGCAGGAGCCGCTGCAGCGGCTCGCGCGGCGCCCACTGGCTGCCCTCGTCGACGTGACGGGCCACGGCGCCCATCTCGCCGTGCTCCACGGTCGCGACGTGCTCTATGTCGTCGAGGAGCGCGCACCAGGACGCCCGCCGCTGGTCACGGACGTGGGGGTGCGCTTGCCTGCCCACCTGACCGCGAGTGGACGCGCCATCCTCTCGGCCCTTCCGGCCAGCCAGGTGCGGGCGCTCTACCCCGACCGGGATGCCTTCGTGACACGCCACGGCAGCGAGGTGCACACCCTGGCCGCCCTGCGGGTGATCCTGTCCGAGACCCGGCAGCGTGGGCACGCGGTCGAGGCGGGAGAGGTGACCCCCGGCCTCAGCAGCGTGGCGGCGCCGGTTCTCGACCACAACCAGTTCCCCGTCGCGGGAGTGGCGGTCACGTTCCCCGACGACGAGCCGGACCCGGGATCCATCGCCAGGGCCGTGGTGAGCACGGCCGGGCTGCTCACCCGCCGGCTGGGAGGCGACGGACCTTCTTCGCGGTGA